In Nostoc piscinale CENA21, the genomic stretch CTCCTGCCTGTATTTAAACTGCTGCTGTTGGCTGTTTTACTGAGACTATTTTTTGATAGTAATCTTGCAGCTGGCGTGTGGCCGCTGCCCATCCCCATTTTTCTGCTTCTTTACGAGCATTTTGACGAATGATATCTCGTTCTTGTTGATTTTCCAAGAGGCGGATTGTAGCAGAAATCGCATCTTGAATATCTGCTTTGGGGTCAAAAAGATATCCATTCACACCATCTGTAACTATATCAGGGATGCCGCCAGAACGAGCAGCAACCACCGGACAACCAGCGGCCATTGCTTCTAATAAGACTAACCCCAAAGTTTCTGTACGGGAAGGAAAGATAAAAGCATCAGCACTCGCAAAGGCAGAACCTAACTCCCGTCCCATGAGATAGCCAACAAAATGTGTGTTTGTTCCAGTAAAGTGTTTTTCTAGGGCTTGGCGATGGGGGCCATCACCAACTAAGGCTAATCGTGCTTGGGGAATTGCTTCTAAAATTGGTTTAATGCGTTCAATTTCTTTTTCGGCAGATAAGCGCCCAACATAAAGTAATAAGGGACTTTCAGGATTGTTTTGAGAAAGATGCGATCGCATCTCTAAACTGGCTAAATCAGGATGAAATAATTCTGTATCTACGCCCCTTTGCCACAAGTCTACTCTTTCAATGCCGTGTGATGATAATTCCTTCATCATGGCTGTAGAAGTACAAAGATTTAACAATGCTTGATTATGTGCGCCTTTAAGCAACTCCCATAATAATCCCTCTAACATTCCTAAACCGTAATGCTGGAGATATTGCGGTAAGTGGGTATGGTAAGAAGCTACTAAGGGAATTTTCAAAACTTTGCTATAAAAAATGCCTGATAATCCTAGAACCGCAGGGTTTACAACGTGAATCACATCTGGCTGGAATTCTTCTAAAGCATAACCAATGGCTGGGCGGGGTAGTGCCATTTTTAACTCTGGATACAGAGGCAAGGGAAAGCCACTAACGCCGTAAACTTTCGCTCCTTTATGTTCCGTGATTCCACCCTCTGGGGCAATCACTAAAACTTGATTTCCATGACGCTGTAGATGGTCAACTGTATGGCGTAGACGTGTGACTATGCCATCTACTTTCGGCAAAAAGGTTTCGGTGAATAGGGCTATTCTCATACAAAAAATTATTCAGTCCACGCAGGTAATCTCAACTGCTGTTGAATTTCGAGTGCTACAACAGAGTAAACTGTTTCTCGTAGCGGAATCAATTGTGTATGGCGAGAAATATTGAGTGCTGAGTAAGGGCGTAGCGACTTTTGGGTTTCGTCCTCAATTCAACATCTAAAATGTCCCCAATCTACTTCATCGTGCTGCCTGTCTGGAGTGATATCTTGCAGCAGTTGATCAAGAGTGTACTTGGGTTTTGCTGGAGAGAGAATGATTTTATTTCCCTCGGTGGAAATGGCAACTAAGTCTCCTTGTTTTAATCCCATCTGTTGAATAATTGTTTGCGGGAGTCTGATTCCCAGAGAGTTACCCCAGATGCTGATTTTTTGGGTGACCATTATTGAGAATGATGATTTGGTGTTTATACATTGAGTATACTGCTGACTGGGTTGGATTTTTGGCGATGGAATGCACCCTACAAGATCAGGCGATTGCCCAAGTCATATTGCGTTCTTAGTGATAATAGTTTCAGAGGTAACTATTCACGAGGTCTGATTGTGGTCTTTGCTCATTCCACCACCCCAGATATAATTAAAAATCGCTTCACATTAGACGAGTATCGGGCAATGGAAGAAACCCATCCAGAACGCCATGAATACCGCAATGGAGAGATTATTACAATGTCAGGAGGTTCGGAAGCCCACAGTGCGTAGACGCGAAGCGGCTTGTCGTCAGACATCGCCAGCAACTTATTAATTTACTTGGGATTTTTGCTGAGAGATAGCGATTTTCGTTTGTATAACAGCGATTTGCGCGTTGGATTCCTGAATATCAGTGTGGTACTTATACTGATTTGATGGTTGTGAATGGTCAACCAGAGTTCAATGAAAATCGCAATGATGAAATTCTCAATCCTTTACTGATTGTCAAAGTTTTATCGCCCTCTACTGAGGCTTACGATCGCGGTGAAAAGTTCCGCAAATATCGCTCTCTGTCCAGCTTTCGTGAATATCTGCTGGTGAGTCAAACTGAACCCTGCATTGAACACTATCACAACCTTGAGCATCAAAGTAGCGATCGCTGGCAATGGCAAGTTTACTCCCACGTTGAACAGACTATCTTTCTCTACAGTTTAAATGTAGAAATTCCCCTAACTGAAATCTATCGTCGTATTAATTTTTAAGCATTTCTGGACGATAGGCTTAATAAACTACAACTGTCTGGTCGCCATACTGCGCTAGTATATGACGACCAGTTTGAGGCCAGGGAGAGATTTAATTGAGATAAGATTCCGTCACCAACCTCATACAGTTTTGACCTAATTTCTATGCCAAGAAACTTTCGGCAAAATTTGTTTTTTATCAACTCGTTGCTGATACTTAACTGCAAAATTTAACAGCGAATCAAGTAACGAGTCTGAGAGGTAGTGAGGTTGTAAGCCGAGGTCAAGCAGTTTGGTATTTTTGGCGTTGAAGTAATGTTCTTCTTTTTCAACTCTGGGGTTATCTATGTTGTTGATGTCAACATTTAATCCCAAAGCGTTACCTGCTTTTTTCACCATCAACGCCAAGTCACCCACACTAAATAGTTCGGTAAATTGGTTGAAGACGCGGAATTCTCCAGGTTCAGCAGGATTAGCGATCGCTAATTCCATACAGCGGACTGTATCACGAATATCTAAGAATCCGCGAGTTTGTCCACCTTTACCATATACCGTTAAAGGATGACCAATGGCAGCTTGAATACAAAAGCGGTTCAACGCTGTCCCAAATACACCATCGTAATCTAGGCGATTAATCAACAGTTCGTCCATTCCCGTTTCTTCGGTTAAGACTCCATACACAACGCCTTGATTTAAGTCTGTTGCACGCAATCCCCAAATCCGACAAGCAAAGTGGATATTGTGGCTATCATGCACTTTACTTAAGTGGTACATTGAGCCAGGTTGCTTGGGATAAGGTAAGGTATCCTTGCGCCCATTGTGTTCAATGGTGATATACCCTTCTTCAATATCGATGTTGGGTGTACCATATTCACCCATTGTTCCCAACTTGACTAAGTGGCAGTCGGGGAAGTCTTCGCGCATGGCATACAGCAAGTTGAGTGTGCCAACTACGTTATTGACTTGGGTGAGAACTGCATGTTCGCGGTCAATCATGGAGAATGGCGCGGAACGCTGTTCGCCAAAATGCACGATCGCATTTGGTTCAAATTGATGTAAAGTTTTTTGCAGAAATTCGTAATTAGTAATATCGCCTACGAATAGGTCGATAGATTTGCCGGTCAAATCTTGCCAGCGCTGGATACGTTGCTGAATCGGTGCGATCGGCGTTAGAGTTGCGATACCAAGTTCGTTATCCCAGTGCCGACGCACCAAACTATCTAAAATTCCAACTTCGTAACCTCGATTGGAGAGGTAAAGTGCGGTTGCCCAACCGCAATACCCATCGCCACCAATAACCAGGACTTTCATTTTCACCAGTTTTTACTCGCTGATAGCTAAATCTATCAGGTTTCTGTACCCCATCAACCATCAAAAGTAGTGATTGTCATTACTCATTTGTCATTAGTCATTGGTCATCTGTCAAAAGGCACAACCTTTTAGGATTTCATACTTCATTTCACTCAGCACTCAGCACTTTCAACTCAGCACTCTTTACCTGATATTGCTGGGCTATGTAATAAAACAAGGGGTAATAGTTGGAAAACTCTTGGCTGGGGCTTTTTCCCCGCCAGTAATAGGTAACTTTACCTTGAGTTAAGGTCAATTTCATCGAACCTTCTTGCTGACCAACTTCTACTAATAAAACCCCAGATACTCCTTGTGTAGTCTGAAAGTTAGACTGGATGGCATTTTTGGGATCTGGTGAAAGATTGCTAGCCCAGCCTCTAATTTCCACATTTTGACTGCGTGGTGAAACTAAAACAACACCATCATCGTTATCGGGAGTTGATAACACAGTCCAATTGCTGGGATAGGGAAATTCAAAGCCATAACGGGAATTTTTATAAGTCTGCCATTGAGTGTCAGAAACCCTAAAAGGTTGGCTGCATCCTGATAACAAAAACGATAAAGCGATCGCACTCGCCACTTTTTGATGTTTTGTATAAATACTTTTCCATTTACTACTAGTTTTTACTGAAAAAATAAACATAATAATGAGTTTATACAATTACTGTAAACCTTTATTTTTATCGAGTTTATTCCAGCTTTTATCTAATATTTAACTGCTATTTAAGCTAATTTTTTCTTTGTTTTAAATATAACTTAGCCTACTTTAATAGTCACAAAATAGTGTAAATAAATGTAACAAAATTGCCGTCAAAACGTTTTACCAGCTTGACAAGCAATCAAAGAGCCGATAACGTGATATACATACCCGGGTAAGACCGCCAAAGAGTTATATGCAAACGCAAACTAAGCAAAAGGTTACTTTTTATATATCGCCAGAACTGCACAAAAGGTTGAAGATCCGTTCAGCAATTGATTCTGAGCCAATGTCAGAGCTTGCCGAACGCGCCCTCTACTTTTACTTGGCGAATCCAGAATTAGTAGAAGAAATAGAAGCTTCTGCTTATGGGAGAACTCACAGAGTTTATTCC encodes the following:
- a CDS encoding glycosyltransferase family 4 protein; this translates as MRIALFTETFLPKVDGIVTRLRHTVDHLQRHGNQVLVIAPEGGITEHKGAKVYGVSGFPLPLYPELKMALPRPAIGYALEEFQPDVIHVVNPAVLGLSGIFYSKVLKIPLVASYHTHLPQYLQHYGLGMLEGLLWELLKGAHNQALLNLCTSTAMMKELSSHGIERVDLWQRGVDTELFHPDLASLEMRSHLSQNNPESPLLLYVGRLSAEKEIERIKPILEAIPQARLALVGDGPHRQALEKHFTGTNTHFVGYLMGRELGSAFASADAFIFPSRTETLGLVLLEAMAAGCPVVAARSGGIPDIVTDGVNGYLFDPKADIQDAISATIRLLENQQERDIIRQNARKEAEKWGWAAATRQLQDYYQKIVSVKQPTAAV
- a CDS encoding NAD-dependent epimerase/dehydratase family protein encodes the protein MKVLVIGGDGYCGWATALYLSNRGYEVGILDSLVRRHWDNELGIATLTPIAPIQQRIQRWQDLTGKSIDLFVGDITNYEFLQKTLHQFEPNAIVHFGEQRSAPFSMIDREHAVLTQVNNVVGTLNLLYAMREDFPDCHLVKLGTMGEYGTPNIDIEEGYITIEHNGRKDTLPYPKQPGSMYHLSKVHDSHNIHFACRIWGLRATDLNQGVVYGVLTEETGMDELLINRLDYDGVFGTALNRFCIQAAIGHPLTVYGKGGQTRGFLDIRDTVRCMELAIANPAEPGEFRVFNQFTELFSVGDLALMVKKAGNALGLNVDINNIDNPRVEKEEHYFNAKNTKLLDLGLQPHYLSDSLLDSLLNFAVKYQQRVDKKQILPKVSWHRN
- a CDS encoding AbrB/MazE/SpoVT family DNA-binding domain-containing protein, with translation MVTQKISIWGNSLGIRLPQTIIQQMGLKQGDLVAISTEGNKIILSPAKPKYTLDQLLQDITPDRQHDEVDWGHFRC